One window from the genome of Candidatus Thermoplasmatota archaeon encodes:
- a CDS encoding NUDIX domain-containing protein → MPPRSAPPPEAAPAPLARALLRWYARSARDLPWRRTRDPWAILVSEVMLQQTRVATVLPRYARFFARYPTPARLAAASEDEVAREWEGLGYYRRARALRAAAARIARDGFPRTVEGLRALPGVGRYTAAAVAAIAFDRPEPPVDGNLERVLCRLDAVGDDPRVPAARARLEERLRAILAHGQPGALAQAFMDLGATVCTPRAPACGACPLARACRVRATGDAERYPRRRRRAARPTQDMVFLRIGAGDRVLLVRRGPGLLAGRWAMPGAARTGRRRAADVAAALLASLGIEGQVRACMARGVHEFTHRRWRWQAWDVEAREASAAAGRWFRKRELARVPLVAFHRPLLE, encoded by the coding sequence GTGCCCCCGCGCTCCGCGCCGCCGCCCGAGGCCGCGCCCGCACCGCTTGCGCGCGCCCTTTTGCGATGGTACGCGCGATCCGCGCGCGACCTCCCGTGGCGCCGCACGCGCGACCCGTGGGCCATCCTCGTCTCCGAGGTCATGCTCCAGCAGACGCGCGTCGCCACCGTCCTTCCCCGCTACGCGCGGTTCTTCGCGCGCTACCCCACCCCCGCGCGCCTGGCGGCCGCAAGCGAAGACGAGGTCGCGCGGGAATGGGAAGGCCTCGGCTACTACCGGCGCGCCCGCGCGCTTCGCGCGGCCGCCGCGCGCATCGCGCGCGACGGCTTCCCGCGCACCGTCGAGGGCCTCCGCGCGCTGCCGGGCGTGGGCCGCTACACGGCCGCCGCCGTCGCCGCCATCGCCTTCGACCGCCCCGAGCCGCCCGTCGACGGCAACCTCGAGCGCGTGCTCTGCCGGCTCGACGCCGTGGGAGACGACCCGCGCGTGCCCGCCGCGCGCGCCCGCCTCGAAGAGCGCCTCCGCGCGATCCTCGCGCACGGCCAACCCGGCGCGCTTGCGCAAGCGTTCATGGACCTTGGCGCAACCGTGTGCACGCCGCGCGCGCCCGCGTGCGGCGCCTGCCCGCTCGCGCGGGCCTGCCGCGTGCGAGCGACCGGGGACGCCGAGCGCTACCCGCGACGGAGGCGAAGAGCCGCGCGCCCGACGCAGGACATGGTATTCCTGCGCATCGGCGCGGGCGACCGCGTCCTGCTCGTTCGCCGCGGGCCGGGCCTCCTTGCGGGCCGATGGGCCATGCCGGGCGCCGCGCGGACGGGCCGCCGGCGCGCCGCGGACGTGGCGGCCGCGTTGCTTGCGTCGCTGGGCATCGAAGGGCAAGTGCGCGCGTGCATGGCGCGCGGCGTGCACGAGTTCACGCACCGCCGGTGGCGTTGGCAAGCGTGGGACGTGGAAGCGCGCGAGGCGAGCGCGGCCGCGGGGCGATGGTTCCGCAAGCGCGAGCTCGCGCGCGTTCCGCTCGTGGCGTTCCACCGGCCGCTCCTCGAATGA
- a CDS encoding SRPBCC family protein — protein MGTLGKLMAKQKDDLTVVGVVPGKPVDVYPELLDFERWPAWFSGVASVEVLERKSEGVGTRLRVRFDDGHHAEFTLSYAVEPSVFSLSLVTGAQNRLGGIATLLFDVALNHHPRDHPESRETEVRIRAMWSFPKEVKLSMFQRWPARTLRRSFAQALSNLAAKRRGA, from the coding sequence ATGGGCACGCTCGGGAAGCTGATGGCCAAGCAGAAGGACGATCTCACGGTGGTGGGCGTCGTTCCGGGCAAGCCCGTGGACGTTTATCCGGAGCTTCTCGACTTCGAGCGCTGGCCGGCGTGGTTCTCCGGCGTCGCGTCGGTCGAGGTGCTCGAGCGCAAATCCGAGGGGGTGGGGACGCGCCTGCGCGTGCGGTTCGACGACGGCCACCACGCCGAGTTCACGCTCTCCTACGCCGTCGAGCCCAGCGTGTTCAGCTTGAGCCTCGTCACGGGCGCGCAGAACCGCCTCGGCGGCATCGCGACGCTCCTGTTCGACGTCGCGCTCAACCACCACCCGCGGGACCACCCGGAGTCGCGCGAGACGGAGGTCCGCATCCGCGCCATGTGGTCGTTCCCCAAGGAGGTCAAGCTCTCGATGTTCCAGCGCTGGCCCGCGCGCACGCTGCGAAGGTCCTTCGCGCAGGCGCTTTCGAACCTCGCCGCCAAGCGCCGCGGCGCTTGA
- a CDS encoding PAC2 family protein, giving the protein MPPNSARPPATLPVAVREYKRPDLTGCTLVVSVPHVGMGNSVVTDFLLDSLRMDQIAVVDSEGFPPVALVHDGRPRFPLRIHASVDDRVAVARSEIPLPAAVCRAVAHALLDWSVDRRMRAIVAIDALAGHADPSADGGPPPLWFAARGSEARERAMSAGLQEVREGLLSGIPAVLLTESRFAGAEVVGLFAELREPLDDARSVPALTQAVSEILGGLPLDFARLEREVADVESRVRSLQESAQRELERLSAPALRDAMPMYG; this is encoded by the coding sequence ATGCCACCGAACTCCGCACGCCCGCCCGCCACGTTGCCGGTCGCCGTGCGCGAGTACAAGCGGCCGGACCTCACCGGATGCACGCTTGTCGTGAGCGTGCCCCACGTCGGCATGGGCAACTCGGTCGTCACGGACTTCCTGCTCGACAGCCTGCGCATGGACCAGATCGCCGTCGTCGACTCGGAGGGGTTCCCGCCTGTGGCCCTCGTGCACGACGGGCGCCCGCGCTTCCCGCTTCGCATCCACGCGAGCGTGGACGATCGCGTCGCCGTCGCCCGGAGCGAGATCCCGCTCCCCGCCGCGGTCTGCCGAGCGGTCGCGCACGCCCTCCTCGACTGGTCCGTGGATCGACGCATGCGCGCGATCGTCGCGATCGACGCGCTTGCCGGCCACGCCGATCCGAGCGCCGACGGAGGACCTCCGCCATTGTGGTTTGCCGCGCGCGGCTCGGAGGCCCGCGAGCGCGCGATGTCGGCCGGCCTTCAGGAGGTCCGCGAAGGCCTCCTCTCCGGCATCCCGGCCGTGCTGCTCACCGAGAGCCGGTTCGCGGGCGCCGAGGTCGTCGGCCTCTTCGCCGAGCTTCGCGAGCCGCTCGACGACGCGCGCTCCGTCCCCGCCCTCACGCAGGCCGTCTCGGAGATCCTGGGCGGCCTGCCGCTCGACTTCGCGCGCCTGGAGCGCGAGGTGGCCGACGTCGAATCCCGGGTCCGCAGCCTTCAGGAATCCGCGCAGCGCGAGCTCGAACGCCTCTCTGCGCCCGCGCTGCGGGACGCGATGCCGATGTACGGGTGA
- the pdxS gene encoding pyridoxal 5'-phosphate synthase lyase subunit PdxS → MPVSLDLSTFRRGSDLLKRGFASMQKGGVIMDVTTPEQAGIAEDAGAVAVMALERVPADIRAQGGVARMADTRVVAEIVDAVTIPVMAKCRIGHFAEARVLQELGVDMIDESEVLTPADPYYHVDKRAFTVPFVCGARELGEASRRMFEGAAMIRTKGEAGTGNVVEAVRHRRLIVQAIAQATAASDAQLRALAETFADRYAVLAREANPGAKVTASTIVFGGSTLAEVRKGLHGILKDVKRLRRLPVVDFAAGGIATPADAALMMQLGNDGVFVGSGIFKSSDPATRARAIVEAVTHFDEPRVIAEVSRGLGEPMRGLEVDRIPVEQRLAGRGA, encoded by the coding sequence ATGCCCGTCTCCCTGGACCTCTCCACGTTCCGCCGCGGAAGCGACCTCTTGAAGCGCGGCTTTGCCTCGATGCAGAAGGGCGGCGTCATCATGGACGTCACCACGCCCGAGCAGGCCGGCATCGCGGAGGACGCAGGCGCCGTGGCCGTCATGGCGCTCGAGCGCGTGCCGGCCGACATTCGCGCGCAAGGAGGCGTGGCACGCATGGCCGACACCCGCGTCGTGGCCGAGATCGTGGACGCCGTCACGATCCCCGTCATGGCCAAGTGCCGCATCGGCCACTTCGCCGAGGCGCGCGTGCTCCAGGAGCTCGGCGTGGACATGATCGACGAGAGCGAGGTGCTCACGCCCGCCGACCCGTACTACCACGTGGACAAGCGCGCCTTCACCGTCCCCTTCGTGTGCGGCGCGCGCGAGCTTGGCGAGGCCAGCCGCCGCATGTTCGAGGGCGCGGCCATGATCCGCACGAAGGGCGAGGCGGGCACCGGCAACGTCGTCGAAGCCGTCCGCCACCGGCGTCTCATCGTCCAGGCGATCGCGCAGGCGACCGCGGCAAGCGACGCGCAGCTTCGCGCCCTTGCCGAGACCTTCGCCGACCGCTACGCCGTGCTCGCGCGCGAGGCGAACCCCGGCGCCAAGGTCACCGCCTCGACGATCGTCTTTGGCGGCTCCACGCTCGCGGAGGTCCGCAAGGGCCTCCACGGCATCCTCAAGGACGTGAAGAGGCTTCGCCGCCTCCCCGTCGTGGACTTTGCGGCCGGCGGCATCGCGACGCCCGCCGACGCGGCGCTCATGATGCAGCTTGGAAACGACGGCGTGTTCGTGGGCAGCGGCATCTTCAAGTCGTCCGATCCGGCGACGCGGGCGCGCGCCATCGTGGAGGCCGTGACGCACTTCGACGAGCCCAGGGTCATTGCGGAGGTCTCGCGGGGTCTTGGGGAGCCCATGCGGGGTCTCGAGGTGGATCGGATTCCGGTGGAGCAACGCCTGGCGGGAAGGGGAGCCTAG
- the nadA gene encoding quinolinate synthase NadA has protein sequence MTAEAVQDVGATQARVRALARERNAVILAHNYQLPEVQDVADFVGDSLGLSKEAARTGAREIVFCGVHFMAETAAVLCPDKRVLLPDLEAGCSLAATITAEELRAWKREHPGAVVVTYVNTTAAVKAESDYCCTSTNAVKVVESIPKDKEILFAPDMFLGTWVKRATGRDNVRVWQGECHVHAGMTPAELRARIQGYEDAEFLVHPECGCVTNAMLLMQSGAIPAGRIVSTEGMVRRVRESPARRFVVATETGILHRMRKEAPGKELVPLNPQAVCQYMKRITLPKVERALQEGVHEVRVDKAVAERARQAIERMIAIG, from the coding sequence CTGACGGCGGAGGCCGTCCAGGACGTCGGCGCGACGCAGGCGCGCGTCCGCGCGCTCGCCCGCGAGCGAAACGCCGTCATCCTGGCCCACAACTACCAGTTGCCCGAGGTGCAGGACGTCGCGGACTTCGTAGGCGACTCGCTGGGCCTTTCCAAGGAGGCCGCGCGGACGGGCGCGCGGGAGATCGTCTTCTGCGGCGTGCACTTCATGGCCGAGACGGCCGCCGTGCTCTGCCCGGACAAGCGCGTCCTCCTGCCCGACCTCGAAGCGGGCTGCTCGCTTGCGGCCACGATCACGGCCGAGGAGCTTCGCGCCTGGAAGCGCGAGCACCCGGGGGCAGTCGTCGTCACCTACGTGAACACGACGGCCGCCGTGAAGGCCGAGAGCGACTACTGCTGCACGAGCACGAACGCGGTGAAGGTCGTCGAGTCGATCCCGAAGGACAAGGAGATCCTCTTTGCCCCCGACATGTTCCTCGGCACGTGGGTGAAGCGCGCCACGGGCCGCGACAACGTGCGCGTGTGGCAGGGCGAGTGCCACGTGCACGCAGGCATGACGCCGGCGGAGCTTCGCGCGCGCATCCAGGGCTACGAGGACGCGGAGTTCCTCGTCCACCCCGAGTGCGGCTGCGTGACAAACGCGATGCTCCTCATGCAAAGCGGAGCCATCCCCGCCGGCCGCATCGTCAGCACCGAAGGCATGGTGCGGCGAGTCCGCGAAAGCCCCGCCCGCCGCTTCGTCGTCGCCACCGAGACCGGGATCCTCCACCGCATGCGCAAGGAGGCGCCCGGGAAGGAGCTCGTCCCGCTCAATCCGCAGGCGGTATGCCAGTATATGAAGCGAATCACGCTGCCGAAGGTCGAGCGCGCGCTGCAGGAAGGCGTGCACGAGGTGCGCGTGGACAAGGCCGTGGCCGAGCGCGCGCGGCAGGCCATCGAGCGGATGATCGCGATCGGGTAA
- a CDS encoding cupin domain-containing protein: protein MPAASADEVLWTPLSSARGAFFRVLHQTRRSQTAVMTVAPGEEAGPPETHEADQIFHVVEGEALVRIWADGRERTPLERRAPPGTLFVVPAGVQHWVKSVGREPLFFLTVYAPPEY, encoded by the coding sequence ATGCCCGCCGCCTCCGCCGACGAGGTCCTCTGGACGCCGCTGTCTTCCGCGCGCGGCGCGTTCTTCCGAGTCCTCCACCAGACGAGGCGAAGCCAGACCGCCGTCATGACGGTCGCGCCCGGCGAGGAGGCCGGCCCGCCCGAGACCCACGAGGCGGACCAGATCTTCCACGTGGTCGAGGGCGAGGCGCTCGTTCGCATCTGGGCCGACGGGCGCGAGCGGACGCCGTTGGAACGCCGCGCGCCCCCGGGCACGCTCTTTGTCGTCCCCGCCGGCGTGCAACATTGGGTGAAAAGCGTGGGGCGGGAACCGCTCTTCTTCCTCACCGTCTACGCGCCGCCCGAATACTGA
- the nadX gene encoding aspartate dehydrogenase, producing the protein MDLLILGCGAIGAELARAAEAVPGIGRIYLFDGHRERAERLAGQLIRARVVDDVDEALRLVDLVVEAASQEAVVRYGPRILDAGRDLMILSVGALSDPKFLHEVERLARQRHADVWVPSGAIAGLDALKAVRARATRVELTTSKPPEALGLPKGSARKVLFEGSANDAVAKFPRNVNVAASVSLAGIGSERTLVRVVSDPALARNVHELIVEGDFGRLVVRTENEPSPENPATSRLAYLSAIEMLRSFSDPLKVGT; encoded by the coding sequence ATGGACCTCCTGATCCTGGGCTGCGGCGCCATTGGCGCGGAGCTCGCGCGGGCGGCCGAGGCCGTTCCAGGCATCGGAAGGATCTACCTGTTCGACGGCCACCGCGAGCGTGCCGAGCGGCTGGCGGGGCAGCTCATCCGGGCTCGGGTCGTGGACGACGTGGACGAGGCCCTGCGCCTGGTCGACCTCGTCGTCGAGGCGGCAAGCCAGGAGGCGGTCGTCCGCTACGGGCCGCGCATCCTCGACGCCGGGCGCGATCTCATGATCCTCTCGGTCGGCGCCTTGAGCGACCCCAAGTTCCTGCACGAGGTCGAGCGCCTGGCGCGCCAGCGGCATGCGGACGTCTGGGTCCCCAGCGGCGCAATCGCGGGCCTGGACGCGCTGAAGGCCGTTCGCGCCCGCGCGACGCGCGTCGAGCTCACGACGTCCAAGCCCCCGGAGGCCCTTGGCCTTCCCAAGGGATCGGCCCGCAAGGTGCTCTTCGAGGGCAGCGCCAACGACGCCGTGGCGAAGTTCCCCCGCAACGTGAACGTGGCCGCCTCGGTCTCGCTGGCCGGCATCGGCTCCGAGCGCACGCTCGTGCGCGTCGTCTCCGACCCGGCGCTTGCCCGCAACGTGCACGAGCTTATCGTCGAAGGCGACTTCGGCCGCCTGGTCGTTCGCACCGAGAACGAGCCCTCCCCCGAGAATCCGGCCACAAGCCGCCTCGCGTACCTCTCCGCCATCGAGATGCTGCGGTCCTTCTCCGACCCGCTGAAGGTGGGAACCTGA
- a CDS encoding transcriptional regulator, with translation MRSIQRELALAGGTLSYHLDRMVKLGLLSVRDDGHFTRYYVAHQLGRREKDVMAVLRHAVPRRVVAHLLLHPDASHGEILPHAGVGASTLSFHLRRLLEAGVVAQRRDGRENRYLVVEPDLVASVLVRYKASFVDDVVDRFAEAWLELAPPEGGEEEPPPGERG, from the coding sequence ATGCGTTCCATCCAGCGGGAGCTTGCCCTGGCCGGCGGCACGCTGTCGTACCACCTCGACCGCATGGTGAAGCTGGGCCTCCTGTCGGTGCGCGACGACGGGCACTTCACGCGGTACTACGTGGCGCACCAGCTGGGCCGCCGCGAGAAGGACGTGATGGCGGTGCTGCGGCACGCCGTTCCGCGGCGCGTCGTGGCGCATCTCCTGCTGCATCCGGACGCAAGCCACGGGGAGATCCTGCCGCACGCCGGCGTGGGCGCGTCCACGCTGTCGTTCCACCTGAGGCGCCTGCTTGAGGCGGGCGTCGTGGCGCAGCGGCGCGACGGGCGCGAGAACCGCTACTTGGTCGTCGAGCCCGATCTTGTGGCAAGCGTGCTCGTGCGGTACAAGGCGAGCTTCGTCGACGACGTGGTGGACCGGTTCGCGGAGGCGTGGTTGGAGCTTGCGCCGCCGGAGGGCGGAGAGGAGGAGCCGCCCCCCGGCGAGCGCGGATGA
- a CDS encoding PAS domain-containing protein, whose amino-acid sequence MPLGASTEAIETVTGLRPQALLREIPIPFCILGGEELRLVYANVAFERTFRGPVVAGLAVADVLSTPVVVALRDLVLRVRTQGYGEALEVWTPTGRFDFLATALAEPPGAVAVVAREAEAHAAAQERLSGELAAERAKVATSYAERALVEAAIEAVGALLCVVNADGRIVEANSAWRVHLGHKPSSLAGRRLLDVVVPQSQSAAQEIVDGALTGRSGRCAATFRHADQRAVAIALHAVADPRPGPPRALLVGQAIEAASLHAADPTS is encoded by the coding sequence TTGCCGCTCGGAGCGTCCACGGAGGCAATCGAGACGGTCACCGGATTGCGTCCGCAGGCCCTGCTGCGCGAGATCCCGATCCCCTTTTGCATCCTGGGCGGCGAGGAGCTCCGCCTTGTGTACGCGAACGTGGCGTTCGAACGGACCTTCCGTGGGCCCGTCGTTGCGGGATTGGCCGTCGCCGACGTCCTTTCGACTCCCGTGGTCGTGGCCCTGCGCGATCTCGTGCTGCGGGTCCGGACCCAGGGGTACGGCGAGGCGCTTGAGGTCTGGACGCCCACGGGGCGCTTCGATTTCCTGGCCACCGCCCTTGCCGAGCCCCCGGGCGCCGTCGCCGTCGTCGCTCGCGAGGCCGAGGCGCATGCCGCCGCGCAGGAGCGCCTGAGCGGCGAGCTTGCCGCCGAGCGCGCCAAGGTGGCGACGAGCTACGCCGAGCGCGCCCTCGTGGAGGCGGCGATCGAGGCCGTGGGGGCGCTGCTTTGCGTCGTGAACGCCGACGGGCGGATCGTCGAAGCAAACTCCGCCTGGCGAGTGCACCTCGGTCACAAGCCTTCGTCGCTTGCGGGCCGGCGGCTCCTCGACGTCGTGGTGCCGCAAAGTCAATCGGCCGCGCAGGAGATCGTCGACGGCGCGCTCACGGGCCGCTCGGGACGCTGCGCGGCCACCTTCCGTCACGCCGACCAGCGCGCCGTGGCCATCGCGTTGCATGCGGTCGCCGATCCCCGGCCGGGCCCGCCCCGCGCGTTGCTCGTTGGGCAGGCGATCGAGGCCGCCAGCCTTCACGCGGCCGATCCGACCTCGTAG
- the nadC gene encoding carboxylating nicotinate-nucleotide diphosphorylase: protein MADALRRFLDEDLGQGDLTSQAVVRGESAKAVVFPREACVLAGGEEAAAVFAHLGLKVARPVADGDRVPPRATVLAIEGDAAAILSGERVALNLLMRLSGIATATRLVVERCRTTNPKIEVAATRKTTPGLRELEKKAVVLGGGHPHRMRLDDAILVKENHIEVAGSVEEAVRRVRERFPDRPFQVEARSREEALAAVSAGARALLLDNFDPTALAAVAKEIRARHPDVFLEASGGVDPDEAQRYARHVDRVSLGRLTHSVTAIDFALDLADVRRAPRP, encoded by the coding sequence ATGGCCGACGCCCTCCGGCGTTTCCTGGACGAGGACCTGGGGCAGGGCGACCTCACCTCCCAGGCCGTCGTCCGCGGCGAGAGCGCGAAGGCCGTCGTCTTCCCGCGCGAGGCGTGCGTGCTGGCCGGCGGCGAAGAAGCTGCCGCGGTCTTCGCGCACCTCGGACTCAAGGTCGCGCGACCCGTCGCCGACGGCGACCGCGTGCCGCCGCGCGCCACAGTCCTTGCGATCGAGGGCGACGCGGCCGCGATCCTCTCCGGCGAGCGCGTGGCGCTGAACCTGCTGATGCGGCTCTCCGGCATCGCCACGGCCACGCGCCTTGTCGTCGAGCGCTGCCGCACCACGAACCCGAAGATCGAGGTCGCGGCCACGCGCAAGACGACCCCCGGTCTCCGGGAGCTCGAGAAGAAGGCCGTCGTCCTGGGCGGCGGGCATCCGCACCGCATGCGCCTGGACGACGCCATCCTCGTGAAGGAGAATCACATCGAGGTCGCAGGCTCGGTGGAGGAGGCCGTCCGCCGCGTGCGGGAACGGTTCCCCGACCGGCCCTTCCAGGTGGAGGCCCGCTCCCGCGAGGAGGCGCTTGCGGCCGTTTCCGCCGGCGCGCGGGCGCTTCTTCTCGACAACTTCGACCCCACCGCGCTCGCGGCGGTGGCCAAGGAGATCCGCGCGCGCCACCCCGACGTGTTCCTGGAGGCCTCCGGCGGCGTCGACCCCGACGAGGCACAACGCTACGCGCGGCACGTCGACCGCGTTTCGCTGGGGCGGCTCACCCACAGCGTCACGGCGATCGACTTCGCCCTCGACCTCGCCGACGTGCGAAGAGCGCCGCGCCCATGA
- a CDS encoding DJ-1/PfpI family protein, with amino-acid sequence MPGKLLGKQVLMVIAPENFRDEEYAEPRRILEREGAVVKVASTKVVQATGMLGLKVNVGSSLEGLKVQDYDAVVVVGGSGSPRHLWTSQTLHGLVREADRLGKVVAAICLSPAVLAKAGLLAGKKATVYDGEGAMDELRRGGATLASDVLVRDGRIITASGPEAAAAFGDALVEALTATPK; translated from the coding sequence ATGCCGGGCAAGCTTCTGGGCAAGCAGGTCCTGATGGTGATCGCGCCGGAGAACTTCCGCGACGAGGAGTACGCCGAGCCGCGGCGGATTCTCGAGCGCGAGGGCGCGGTCGTCAAGGTCGCTTCGACCAAAGTCGTGCAGGCGACAGGCATGCTTGGCCTCAAGGTGAACGTTGGGAGCAGCCTGGAGGGACTGAAGGTCCAGGACTACGACGCCGTCGTCGTCGTGGGCGGAAGCGGCAGCCCGCGACACCTTTGGACCTCGCAGACGCTCCACGGGCTCGTGCGCGAGGCCGACCGCTTGGGAAAGGTCGTCGCCGCCATCTGCCTGTCGCCGGCCGTCCTCGCAAAGGCGGGACTTTTGGCGGGCAAGAAGGCCACGGTCTACGACGGCGAAGGCGCGATGGACGAGCTGCGGCGTGGCGGAGCCACCCTGGCCTCCGACGTGCTCGTGCGCGACGGGCGCATCATCACCGCCAGCGGGCCGGAAGCGGCCGCGGCCTTCGGAGATGCCCTCGTCGAAGCGCTCACGGCGACGCCGAAGTAG